A window of the Fibrobacter sp. genome harbors these coding sequences:
- a CDS encoding LamG domain-containing protein: MPYHFEQHLIAEVITSNSYTFVDARKSGTYYWKVVARDRKSSSESPVWTFIVDSRTTEIRINTTSSGAAIYKDVYDIPVLVRLDNTNFDFSEFGPNGDKAGLSFTRKGAPGKLPYQIDYWERNQAGIWVLLDTLKGNDDSQVIRMSWGEGYENGSDGTKVFDVEKGFVGVWHLEESRPATGNQGLYQDATANGYHGDDMVNTNTNDGLIGRGQYFGVAGMSYDWIRIPGNNNMGSNSSQISMETWFNVTTAQFFDRVFLSLGTTGTFEARFRVSLTSDWRIVLSARSSSPNTHSMSTEALPVSGGWHHLYCSVDYDADSMHVYLDGSLVRSAQVNLGDPLSAVTTIAAIGGEYNGMSGTFYGSLDEMRFSHVRRTPEWIKFCFENQKADSRVVQVGNR; encoded by the coding sequence ATGCCCTATCACTTTGAGCAACATTTAATTGCCGAAGTAATAACCTCCAATTCATACACATTCGTTGACGCACGGAAATCAGGAACATATTACTGGAAAGTTGTTGCCAGGGACAGAAAATCGTCTTCAGAGAGTCCGGTGTGGACTTTCATAGTTGATTCCAGAACAACGGAGATAAGAATAAATACCACTTCAAGCGGAGCGGCAATCTATAAGGATGTTTATGATATACCTGTTTTGGTACGGCTTGACAACACTAATTTTGATTTTTCGGAATTCGGTCCTAATGGTGATAAAGCGGGTTTGAGTTTCACAAGAAAAGGCGCACCCGGAAAACTTCCATACCAGATCGACTACTGGGAGCGAAATCAGGCCGGAATCTGGGTGCTTCTTGATACCTTGAAAGGGAATGATGATTCCCAGGTGATACGGATGTCCTGGGGAGAGGGGTATGAAAATGGGTCGGATGGTACGAAAGTATTTGATGTAGAGAAAGGGTTTGTCGGGGTCTGGCACCTGGAAGAAAGCAGACCCGCTACCGGGAATCAGGGACTCTACCAGGATGCAACCGCAAACGGGTACCATGGTGATGACATGGTAAACACCAATACCAATGACGGTTTGATAGGACGAGGGCAGTACTTTGGTGTTGCGGGTATGAGCTATGACTGGATAAGGATTCCGGGAAACAATAACATGGGGAGCAACTCCAGTCAGATAAGCATGGAAACCTGGTTCAATGTAACAACCGCACAGTTCTTTGACAGAGTTTTTCTCTCTTTGGGTACTACTGGAACCTTTGAAGCCAGATTCAGGGTCAGCCTTACAAGTGACTGGCGGATAGTTCTAAGTGCCAGATCGTCAAGCCCAAACACTCATTCTATGTCTACCGAAGCATTACCGGTATCAGGAGGCTGGCACCATCTTTACTGTTCTGTGGATTACGATGCAGACAGTATGCATGTGTACCTGGACGGCTCTCTTGTCAGAAGTGCACAAGTAAACCTCGGTGACCCACTCTCCGCCGTAACAACTATTGCGGCAATAGGGGGTGAATACAACGGCATGTCCGGAACATTTTATGGTAGTCTCGATGAAATGAGATTTTCACATGTACGCCGGACACCTGAATGGATAAAATTCTGTTTTGAAAATCAGAAAGCAGACAGCAGAGTAGTACAGGTAGGGAACAGATGA